In one Candidatus Saganbacteria bacterium genomic region, the following are encoded:
- a CDS encoding GatB/YqeY domain-containing protein, with protein MTETKSELLAKINSDLMKAMKVRDEFRLSVLRMMKSKVLYVNARGELTDAEVIKIVSKYSKELTEAAVEANKVGRVQDASKSTRENEIVLEYLPKQLSPEEIKNTVIAAISELGATTIKDMGSVMKAVSAKHPGIDGKIVNQFVRELLK; from the coding sequence ATGACCGAGACAAAAAGCGAACTATTAGCTAAAATAAACTCTGATCTCATGAAGGCAATGAAAGTGCGGGATGAATTCCGCCTCTCCGTCCTCCGCATGATGAAAAGCAAAGTGCTTTATGTCAATGCGCGAGGAGAACTAACAGACGCTGAAGTCATAAAGATCGTCTCAAAATATTCGAAAGAATTAACGGAAGCGGCCGTTGAAGCCAATAAAGTCGGCCGCGTACAGGATGCTTCAAAATCAACCAGAGAGAACGAGATCGTTTTAGAATATCTTCCAAAACAGCTCTCACCTGAAGAAATAAAAAACACGGTTATTGCCGCAATATCCGAATTGGGCGCCACAACTATCAAAGATATGGGCAGTGTCATGAAAGCCGTGTCGGCAAAGCATCCCGGCATCGACGGCAAGATCGTCAATCAATTTGTCCGTGAGCTTTTAAAATAA
- a CDS encoding nucleotidyltransferase domain-containing protein, producing the protein MVYRKSKAINIINRFIAEAGKAIDIKEAILFGSYAKGSQKQWSDIDLAIISDSFKNQGFFDRLVFLGKLAWKAKTTEIEAIGFTPKEVLSASKLDFLSEIQKNGKIVYRG; encoded by the coding sequence ATGGTTTATAGAAAATCTAAAGCTATAAATATAATCAACCGGTTTATCGCCGAAGCTGGAAAGGCGATCGATATCAAGGAAGCCATTCTTTTCGGCTCCTATGCAAAAGGATCCCAAAAACAATGGAGCGATATTGATCTTGCCATAATATCCGATTCATTTAAAAACCAGGGGTTTTTCGATCGGCTTGTTTTTTTAGGGAAGCTCGCATGGAAAGCAAAAACAACCGAGATCGAGGCGATCGGGTTTACGCCAAAAGAAGTACTATCCGCATCGAAACTAGATTTTTTAAGCGAAATACAAAAAAACGGCAAAATAGTGTATAGGGGTTAA
- a CDS encoding HEPN domain-containing protein: MMTKNPEELAEYWLDFSKEDLKSAKALLDAHRYTWCAFICQQALEKCLKAGYVKIHKEIPPYLHKLERLCQLLELTPPQDILDKLIETDKYYIATRYPTYKEAVNIKNLKKAEGIYENAKRIYKWFIENLKL, translated from the coding sequence ATGATGACAAAAAATCCCGAAGAGCTCGCGGAATATTGGCTTGATTTTTCAAAAGAAGACCTAAAATCCGCGAAAGCTTTGCTTGATGCGCATAGGTACACATGGTGCGCGTTCATCTGCCAGCAGGCTCTGGAAAAATGCCTCAAGGCGGGATATGTAAAAATACATAAAGAAATACCGCCTTATCTCCATAAGCTTGAACGGCTCTGCCAGCTTTTGGAATTAACCCCGCCGCAGGATATTCTAGACAAGCTCATTGAAACCGATAAATACTACATTGCCACAAGATATCCAACTTACAAGGAAGCGGTAAATATCAAAAATCTTAAAAAAGCGGAAGGCATATACGAGAACGCAAAAAGGATTTACAAATGGTTTATAGAAAATCTAAAGCTATAA
- a CDS encoding isocitrate/isopropylmalate dehydrogenase family protein, with translation MAYKISLIPGDGIGPEVSGAARRCVDATGVKIDWEIVEAGADIISKYKTPLPKETLESIRKNKIALKGPLTTPIGTGFRSVNVAIRKELDLYACLRPCKSFKGVRSRFADIDLVVVRENTEDLYAGIEFEEGKPETKALISEIEKLSKKNILKDSGISIKPISATNSKRIAKYAFEYAVKNNRKKVTAISKANIMKYTDGLFFASAREVAKEYAGKIEYEERLIDNMCMQLVQKPELYDVLCLPNLYGDILSDLCAGLIGGLGIAPGANLGNGIAVFEAIHGSAPKYAGQNKVNPTAMILSAVLMLDYIGEKDAAKRLEKAVEKVIAEGKSVTYDLKPDRNDKSAVSTSKMADAIIAAL, from the coding sequence ATGGCCTACAAAATAAGCTTGATCCCGGGAGACGGCATAGGCCCTGAAGTATCAGGCGCCGCTAGGCGCTGCGTTGACGCGACAGGCGTTAAGATCGATTGGGAAATCGTTGAAGCAGGCGCTGACATCATTTCAAAATACAAAACCCCTCTCCCAAAAGAAACACTTGAATCTATAAGAAAAAACAAGATCGCCCTTAAAGGTCCGCTAACGACCCCTATTGGGACAGGATTTCGAAGTGTAAACGTCGCCATAAGAAAAGAACTTGACCTTTACGCGTGCTTGAGGCCATGCAAATCGTTTAAAGGCGTCAGATCAAGGTTTGCCGACATCGATCTCGTTGTTGTACGTGAAAACACCGAAGACCTTTATGCGGGGATAGAGTTCGAAGAAGGGAAACCTGAAACTAAGGCTTTAATTTCGGAAATTGAAAAGCTTTCGAAAAAAAATATCTTAAAAGATTCCGGCATTTCGATCAAACCAATATCGGCAACCAATTCTAAAAGAATTGCAAAATACGCGTTCGAATACGCGGTCAAGAATAATAGAAAGAAAGTAACAGCTATTTCTAAAGCTAACATTATGAAATATACTGACGGCCTATTCTTTGCCTCTGCCCGCGAAGTTGCCAAAGAATACGCGGGCAAGATCGAATACGAAGAAAGATTGATCGACAACATGTGCATGCAGTTGGTGCAGAAACCTGAACTATATGATGTATTATGCTTGCCGAATCTATACGGAGATATCCTCTCCGACCTTTGCGCCGGTCTTATCGGCGGATTAGGCATAGCGCCCGGGGCAAATCTTGGCAATGGGATCGCGGTATTTGAAGCGATACACGGATCAGCCCCGAAATACGCGGGACAGAACAAAGTCAACCCAACAGCAATGATACTTTCAGCTGTACTAATGCTCGATTATATCGGTGAAAAAGATGCGGCAAAGAGATTGGAAAAAGCTGTAGAAAAAGTAATAGCCGAAGGAAAGAGCGTTACCTATGATCTAAAGCCTGATCGAAACGACAAGTCAGCGGTTTCAACCTCCAAAATGGCCGACGCGATAATAGCGGCTTTATAA
- a CDS encoding DUF2283 domain-containing protein, with the protein MKINYDEKLDAMYIRFNDSPYFESDETKDGIILDYNRSGKVIGIEILDASKNLPAPKSKLLSINFEILRPNTKKASK; encoded by the coding sequence ATGAAAATAAATTATGACGAAAAACTGGACGCAATGTACATACGTTTCAATGATTCACCATATTTTGAAAGCGATGAAACCAAAGATGGGATCATCCTTGATTATAATAGGTCGGGAAAGGTCATTGGAATTGAGATATTAGATGCTTCAAAAAACCTGCCGGCCCCAAAAAGCAAATTATTAAGCATCAATTTTGAAATTTTAAGGCCAAATACAAAAAAGGCATCAAAATAA
- a CDS encoding DUF4258 domain-containing protein gives MIKLSLHADRQLNERDLSLKDIESVINKPDQLVSAKTKGRKIAQKIIFRSKIKFLYRVVYVKEGHDFLVITAYRTTKIEKYWEGELNENKL, from the coding sequence GTGATAAAGTTATCATTGCATGCGGACCGGCAGCTAAATGAAAGGGATTTGTCGCTTAAGGATATTGAAAGTGTTATAAACAAACCCGATCAACTGGTTTCCGCCAAAACAAAAGGGCGAAAAATAGCTCAAAAAATCATTTTCCGTTCGAAGATAAAATTTCTATATCGAGTGGTTTATGTGAAAGAAGGGCATGATTTTTTGGTCATTACGGCTTATAGGACAACAAAAATTGAAAAATATTGGGAGGGGGAGTTGAATGAAAATAAATTATGA
- a CDS encoding D-alanine--D-alanine ligase codes for MEKDLKKLKIAVLCGGRSGEREVSLRSGKRVFESLKNQGFNVIQSDIDDDLVSRLKKNKIDVAYLVLHGKYGEDGTIQGLLEITQIPYTGSGVLASALAINKVASKRIFQAIGIPTPKFIEVDPQADLKNEAGKISGIFAYPLVVKPLSEGSSLGVTIVKKEDDLEKILKETIKKHGNAFVEEFIKGKEVTVGILGNEALPILELVPKSEFYDFKAKYTEGGTEFILPARLSPQLAKKVQEIALTAHRALGCRAVSRVDMIIGADNVPYVHDVNTIPGMTENSDLPAEAKHIGLTFDELVVKILEISLNAE; via the coding sequence ATGGAAAAAGATCTCAAAAAATTAAAAATAGCAGTTCTTTGCGGAGGCCGGTCTGGCGAGAGAGAAGTATCATTGCGTTCCGGCAAGCGCGTTTTTGAATCTCTAAAGAACCAAGGGTTCAATGTCATCCAATCCGATATCGATGACGATCTCGTGTCGCGACTCAAAAAAAACAAGATCGATGTCGCATATCTTGTTCTTCATGGAAAATACGGCGAAGACGGAACTATCCAAGGGTTATTGGAAATAACGCAGATCCCTTATACGGGGTCTGGAGTTTTAGCATCTGCGCTTGCGATAAATAAAGTGGCGTCAAAAAGGATTTTCCAAGCGATCGGTATCCCAACCCCCAAATTCATCGAAGTCGATCCGCAAGCCGACTTAAAAAATGAGGCAGGAAAAATTTCCGGCATTTTCGCTTATCCTTTAGTCGTGAAGCCATTGAGCGAAGGTTCAAGCTTAGGCGTCACGATTGTGAAAAAAGAAGACGATCTTGAAAAAATATTAAAAGAAACGATCAAAAAACATGGCAACGCTTTCGTCGAAGAATTCATCAAAGGCAAAGAAGTCACAGTTGGAATTCTGGGGAATGAAGCCTTGCCAATACTTGAGCTTGTGCCAAAGTCTGAGTTCTATGATTTTAAGGCGAAGTATACCGAGGGAGGGACCGAGTTTATATTGCCCGCACGGTTATCCCCGCAGCTTGCGAAAAAAGTCCAAGAAATTGCTTTAACCGCGCATCGCGCGTTAGGATGCAGAGCAGTGTCCAGGGTTGATATGATAATCGGGGCCGACAACGTCCCATATGTCCATGATGTTAATACTATCCCAGGGATGACTGAAAACTCCGATCTTCCCGCAGAAGCAAAGCATATCGGGTTAACTTTTGATGAACTCGTCGTAAAAATCCTCGAGATATCGTTAAATGCGGAATAG
- a CDS encoding FtsQ-type POTRA domain-containing protein, which translates to MLLLALFLGAILTLIALLPVFKLEEVQISGTRLLLPEEVIREAKVPLGGSIFFTSLLNAKKNLSRIAIVKKLRFKRVPPSKILIVIEERKEAVICVLKNKQSLILDKDGVVLNPQIASNSAIEFPDITNLPVMNGLDEAWLEQGRYIRSDVGRDVLKLLAEFETFIAPQKLQIDVADLNDIKLLVDDILRVRIGSVQDLNLKMRNFEAIYSKNRDRKNEIEYIDVSSYSFPAVKYKH; encoded by the coding sequence ATGCTATTGCTTGCTTTATTTCTTGGCGCCATATTGACTTTGATCGCGCTCCTGCCGGTTTTTAAGCTTGAAGAAGTCCAAATATCCGGCACACGCCTTCTTCTGCCGGAAGAAGTGATACGCGAAGCAAAGGTCCCGCTCGGCGGCAGCATCTTTTTTACAAGCCTTTTAAACGCCAAAAAGAATCTCTCAAGAATCGCTATAGTAAAGAAATTAAGATTCAAAAGGGTCCCACCGTCAAAAATATTAATTGTGATAGAAGAGCGGAAAGAAGCCGTGATATGCGTCCTAAAAAATAAGCAGTCCCTTATTTTAGACAAGGACGGCGTGGTGTTGAACCCGCAAATTGCTTCAAACTCTGCCATAGAGTTCCCCGACATCACCAATCTTCCTGTCATGAACGGCCTTGATGAAGCCTGGCTTGAACAAGGCAGGTACATCCGCTCGGATGTGGGTCGCGATGTCCTCAAATTGCTGGCGGAATTTGAAACTTTCATCGCCCCTCAAAAATTGCAGATCGATGTTGCCGACCTGAACGACATAAAATTGCTCGTTGACGACATTTTAAGGGTCAGGATAGGGTCGGTCCAGGATCTCAATTTAAAAATGCGGAACTTCGAGGCTATTTATTCGAAGAACAGGGACCGTAAGAACGAAATTGAGTATATAGATGTCAGCTCGTATTCCTTTCCAGCGGTCAAATACAAGCATTGA
- the ftsZ gene encoding cell division protein FtsZ, whose translation MMMSSNGKNFATIKVFGIGGGGTNAVNRMIGSGVKGVEFWGVNTDLQALSVSLADNKLQIGAKLTRGLGAGSNPEVGQKAAEESREEIKSALTGADMVFITAGMGGGTGTGASSVIAEVSKELGILTIAVVTKPFRFEGPVRISQAESGVSLLKEKVDALIVIPNDKLLQVVERKTSIIEAFKVADDVLRQGVKGISDLITVPGLINLDFADVRTIMYEAGSAMMGIGTGSGENRAVEAAEQAISSPLLEETITGAKGVIFNVTGGSDLTLYEVNDAAEVIYNAVDPDANIIFGAVIDENLKGDVVVTVIATGFRPGAKKEKESMPTTFHRTASHGKEHIELPPFMRV comes from the coding sequence ATGATGATGTCAAGCAACGGCAAGAATTTCGCGACCATCAAGGTCTTCGGAATAGGCGGCGGCGGGACCAATGCCGTGAACCGCATGATAGGGTCAGGGGTCAAGGGCGTTGAGTTTTGGGGAGTTAACACCGATCTTCAGGCTCTCTCCGTTTCTCTCGCGGACAACAAGCTTCAAATAGGCGCAAAATTAACGCGCGGACTAGGAGCTGGATCAAACCCTGAAGTCGGACAAAAAGCCGCGGAAGAATCAAGAGAAGAGATCAAGAGCGCGCTAACAGGCGCCGACATGGTATTTATCACAGCCGGCATGGGCGGCGGTACTGGCACAGGCGCCTCATCAGTGATCGCCGAAGTTTCAAAAGAATTAGGCATTTTAACTATCGCAGTGGTCACAAAACCATTCAGGTTCGAAGGTCCGGTTAGGATCTCGCAAGCCGAATCCGGCGTATCACTCCTTAAAGAAAAAGTTGACGCATTAATTGTTATCCCTAACGATAAACTTCTTCAAGTTGTTGAAAGAAAAACTTCAATAATTGAAGCATTTAAAGTTGCGGACGATGTCCTGCGCCAAGGCGTTAAGGGAATATCGGATCTTATAACTGTCCCGGGACTCATCAATCTTGATTTCGCCGATGTTAGGACGATCATGTATGAAGCAGGATCTGCGATGATGGGGATTGGCACTGGATCCGGCGAGAATCGCGCAGTTGAAGCTGCGGAGCAAGCCATCTCGAGCCCTCTGCTTGAAGAAACAATAACCGGCGCCAAAGGCGTCATATTCAATGTCACAGGCGGATCGGATCTAACCCTCTATGAAGTGAACGATGCGGCGGAAGTTATATACAACGCCGTTGATCCCGACGCAAATATTATTTTTGGTGCTGTTATCGACGAAAACCTAAAAGGCGATGTTGTTGTGACAGTTATCGCAACTGGCTTCAGGCCGGGAGCCAAAAAAGAAAAAGAATCAATGCCAACGACATTCCACAGGACGGCATCCCACGGAAAAGAACACATAGAACTGCCGCCATTCATGAGGGTGTGA
- a CDS encoding energy-coupling factor ABC transporter permease encodes MHIPDGFLDPKVSSGLIAAAAAALSYSISKVREAATVLKTSEAYALAGNAAQNISSNAKKILSRDGQRLFIKMGMVASLIFIAQMIDFRIGQSSSGHLFGGVFASILLGPYAGSIVMSLVLAIQAIFLHDGGLISLGANIINMAVIGAMLGYGIYFVLKKIIPEWTAILIAGWASVVMMSIAGAIETGIYSIVRVHLVIGIAEALITLALVNIFRAKTSD; translated from the coding sequence GTGCACATACCAGACGGGTTTCTCGATCCAAAAGTTTCATCGGGGCTAATTGCCGCCGCAGCTGCGGCCCTATCTTATAGCATCTCAAAAGTCAGGGAAGCCGCAACAGTTCTTAAAACTTCAGAAGCTTATGCCTTAGCCGGCAATGCCGCTCAAAATATTTCAAGCAATGCCAAAAAAATATTATCCCGCGACGGGCAAAGATTATTTATTAAAATGGGGATGGTCGCTTCACTGATATTTATCGCGCAAATGATCGATTTCCGCATAGGACAATCGTCATCGGGGCATCTCTTTGGCGGAGTTTTTGCTTCGATCTTGCTTGGTCCATATGCCGGATCGATCGTAATGTCTTTGGTCCTGGCTATACAGGCGATATTTTTACACGATGGCGGACTAATTTCGCTTGGGGCAAATATTATAAATATGGCAGTAATTGGCGCAATGCTTGGTTACGGCATCTATTTTGTTCTCAAAAAAATAATTCCAGAATGGACTGCTATATTAATTGCAGGTTGGGCTTCTGTTGTTATGATGTCTATTGCCGGCGCGATTGAAACAGGAATTTATAGTATAGTCCGAGTTCATTTGGTGATCGGGATCGCCGAAGCGCTGATAACACTTGCGCTTGTAAATATTTTCCGTGCGAAAACCTCGGACTGA
- a CDS encoding radical SAM protein, which produces MNKNDSERLAGVFEFAGYAPTDAIKTADLVLVNTCAVRENAENVAMSYLMSLKGDKKKNPNLKVVASGCVVAIPEGNLKKQLSHVDLFITPSEYQKLADFLGVSPCTFSPKRSGSITAWITIMNGCDNFCSYCIVPYVRGRERSIPAEDILSEIKQLGPQYREIFLLGQNVNSYKYGFADLMKRIEAIIEPAAERRGYVGEEPRAVPAGRQGLLAGSVKIDRIRFMTSHPKDMSDEIIDAVHDLPHVCEYFHLPIQHGDDEILKSMNRGYTVSDYKKIVDKIRNKIPNAAITSDIIVGYPDENDSQFQNSLNIIKDIGFDAVNTAVYSPRAGAKSSKLTDNVPADIKVQRLGEIMEVVDAVALERNSKLIGSVQEILVEPPSLSPPYQGGDVPSSVEGQRGYKGRTRTNKIVKLFSDHSDLIGNLVNVKIKSAKSWILQGELTNG; this is translated from the coding sequence ATGAACAAGAACGATAGTGAACGGCTGGCGGGCGTTTTCGAGTTTGCGGGCTACGCGCCAACCGATGCCATAAAGACGGCTGACCTTGTTCTGGTCAACACTTGTGCCGTTCGCGAAAATGCAGAAAATGTCGCAATGTCTTATCTGATGTCTCTTAAAGGCGACAAGAAGAAAAATCCAAATTTGAAAGTTGTCGCTTCTGGATGTGTGGTAGCAATTCCCGAAGGAAATCTGAAAAAACAATTATCCCATGTCGATCTTTTCATAACACCCTCCGAGTATCAAAAACTTGCCGATTTCTTGGGAGTATCGCCATGTACATTTTCTCCCAAAAGAAGCGGCTCGATAACCGCATGGATCACGATCATGAATGGCTGTGATAACTTTTGCTCATATTGTATCGTTCCATATGTCCGCGGGCGCGAAAGAAGCATTCCTGCAGAGGATATCCTATCGGAAATCAAACAGCTGGGCCCACAATATAGAGAAATTTTCTTGCTTGGGCAGAATGTGAATTCATATAAGTATGGATTCGCTGATCTGATGAAAAGGATAGAGGCAATTATTGAACCTGCGGCTGAACGCCGCGGTTATGTTGGTGAGGAACCGCGAGCCGTGCCTGCCGGCAGGCAGGGTTTACTCGCAGGTTCCGTCAAAATTGATAGAATCCGCTTCATGACATCGCATCCAAAAGATATGTCTGATGAAATTATAGACGCGGTGCACGATCTGCCCCATGTTTGCGAATATTTCCATTTGCCCATCCAGCACGGCGATGATGAAATATTAAAAAGCATGAATAGGGGATACACAGTTTCTGATTATAAAAAAATAGTTGATAAGATCAGGAATAAGATACCTAATGCTGCGATCACTTCAGATATAATAGTCGGGTATCCCGATGAAAATGATAGCCAATTTCAGAATTCCCTAAATATAATAAAAGATATCGGTTTCGACGCTGTAAATACTGCGGTTTATTCTCCACGAGCAGGTGCTAAGTCCTCAAAACTAACAGATAATGTTCCCGCCGATATAAAAGTCCAAAGGCTAGGCGAAATAATGGAAGTTGTCGATGCAGTAGCGCTTGAAAGGAACAGTAAATTAATTGGCTCTGTTCAGGAAATTCTCGTTGAGCCCCCCTCTCTTTCTCCCCCTTATCAAGGGGGAGATGTCCCGAGCTCTGTCGAGGGGCAGAGGGGGTATAAAGGCCGCACCAGGACAAATAAGATAGTAAAACTATTTTCGGATCATTCGGACTTGATAGGCAACCTAGTCAATGTTAAAATAAAATCAGCAAAGAGCTGGATATTACAAGGAGAATTGACAAATGGCTAA
- a CDS encoding ribose-phosphate pyrophosphokinase: MANSELNVFYGTSHPELGEKITKYLGINAGKIKLSRFSGGENYVRLLDNVRGQSAVIIQTCTQNVNDDLIELFIIIDAMKRASAKSITVVMPQFGYARQDRKAASREPVSARLVANLLETAGADRIIAMDLHSDQIQGFFNIPVDTLTAMPLFTTYLKEKNLKDMVVVAPDTGRAKVAKKLADRIGANLAILHKVRAEHHQSAVTHVVGEVKGKTVIITDDMIDTAGTITNGVAALKAEGCNKDIYVVATHGIFSGPAVERMEKAGFAEVVVTDSVPISKEKQFKGLKILSSAEILGEAIRRNYEHKSISSLFD, from the coding sequence ATGGCTAATTCTGAATTAAACGTTTTCTACGGAACGTCCCATCCCGAGCTTGGCGAGAAAATAACAAAGTATTTGGGTATAAACGCGGGGAAGATCAAGCTTTCGAGGTTTTCCGGCGGAGAAAATTATGTCCGGTTGCTCGACAATGTCCGGGGCCAATCAGCCGTAATAATCCAAACCTGCACCCAAAATGTGAACGACGATCTTATAGAGCTTTTCATTATAATCGACGCGATGAAGAGAGCTTCCGCGAAATCAATTACTGTTGTGATGCCGCAATTTGGATACGCAAGGCAAGACCGGAAAGCGGCTTCCCGCGAACCGGTCTCCGCAAGGCTTGTCGCCAATCTTTTGGAAACCGCGGGCGCCGATAGAATTATCGCAATGGATCTCCATTCGGACCAAATTCAGGGATTTTTTAATATCCCGGTGGATACATTGACCGCAATGCCGCTTTTTACAACATATCTTAAAGAAAAAAATCTTAAAGATATGGTGGTTGTAGCACCCGATACCGGCCGCGCAAAAGTAGCCAAAAAACTTGCCGACCGAATAGGCGCAAATCTCGCTATCCTCCATAAAGTCAGGGCCGAACACCATCAATCCGCCGTAACCCATGTTGTCGGTGAAGTTAAAGGAAAAACAGTGATCATTACGGACGATATGATAGATACAGCCGGAACGATTACAAACGGAGTTGCGGCGCTCAAAGCGGAAGGGTGCAACAAAGATATTTATGTCGTAGCGACACACGGGATATTTTCGGGGCCTGCGGTCGAGAGAATGGAAAAAGCAGGCTTTGCGGAAGTTGTCGTTACCGATTCGGTCCCAATATCCAAAGAAAAGCAATTCAAAGGTTTAAAAATACTGTCTTCTGCAGAGATATTAGGAGAGGCCATCAGGCGCAATTACGAACACAAGTCCATCAGCAGCCTTTTTGATTAA
- a CDS encoding homoserine dehydrogenase, translating into MNMKKVNIGILGYGTIGSSVDKLVKDNHDLIAQRTGLDLEVLNICDVSPKLKHPKLVRDAGKITRNPEISVVVESIGGTKPALDFILTAIENGKHVVTSNKEVMALFGDKIMAAAAKHGVAVLFEASVGGGIPIIGSLSSDLVANDVTEVYGIVNGTTNYILSKMEKEGSEFSDALKEAQSLGFAEANPKKDIEGYDASYKAAILASVAFRKIINWKDVYFEGITKITKEDISYAKDIGYVIKLLAIAKKTGNELEVRVHPTLIPIDHALASVNGPMNAIYVKGSAVGELMFYGQGAGGLPTASAVVSDIIAAVANDKCQMANVKLLKARIKNIEEISSRYYIRMITPDHPGVLAQISKAFADNNVSIAAVVQKENAVPAGRQVGYLATIVITTHESKDKDLNNALDKIKRSKIVKTVCNVLRII; encoded by the coding sequence ATTAATATGAAAAAAGTAAATATCGGAATATTAGGATACGGCACAATCGGTTCGTCCGTTGATAAGTTGGTAAAAGATAACCACGATCTTATCGCTCAAAGGACCGGTCTTGATCTGGAAGTCCTAAATATCTGTGATGTATCGCCAAAACTAAAACACCCCAAACTTGTCCGCGATGCCGGAAAGATCACAAGAAATCCTGAAATTTCCGTCGTGGTCGAATCGATCGGCGGGACAAAACCGGCCTTGGATTTCATATTAACCGCAATTGAAAATGGAAAACACGTTGTAACATCAAACAAAGAAGTTATGGCTCTTTTTGGCGATAAGATAATGGCAGCTGCGGCAAAACATGGAGTAGCGGTCCTCTTTGAAGCGTCCGTTGGTGGTGGTATTCCAATAATTGGTTCGCTTTCTTCGGATCTTGTCGCTAACGATGTGACCGAAGTTTACGGCATTGTAAATGGGACCACAAATTATATTCTCTCCAAAATGGAAAAAGAGGGCAGTGAATTTAGCGATGCCCTTAAAGAAGCCCAAAGCTTGGGGTTTGCCGAAGCTAATCCTAAAAAAGATATTGAAGGGTATGACGCGTCATATAAAGCAGCGATATTAGCTAGCGTAGCATTCCGAAAGATCATTAATTGGAAAGATGTTTATTTTGAGGGTATTACAAAAATAACCAAAGAAGATATAAGCTATGCCAAAGATATCGGATATGTAATCAAGCTTTTGGCAATAGCAAAAAAGACCGGCAATGAGCTTGAGGTCCGCGTCCATCCGACGCTTATACCAATTGATCATGCTCTTGCTTCCGTAAATGGCCCTATGAACGCTATTTATGTTAAAGGAAGTGCGGTCGGGGAGCTTATGTTCTATGGGCAAGGAGCTGGTGGCTTGCCAACTGCCTCTGCGGTGGTTTCAGATATTATAGCGGCCGTCGCAAATGACAAATGTCAAATGGCAAATGTCAAATTATTGAAAGCTAGAATTAAAAATATTGAAGAGATAAGCAGCAGGTATTATATCCGCATGATAACGCCTGACCACCCGGGTGTTCTTGCCCAAATATCAAAGGCATTCGCCGACAATAATGTTTCGATAGCCGCTGTTGTCCAGAAAGAGAATGCCGTGCCTGCCGGCAGGCAGGTTGGATATCTCGCAACTATTGTTATTACGACGCATGAGTCAAAAGATAAAGACCTGAATAACGCACTCGATAAGATCAAAAGATCAAAAATAGTAAAAACTGTATGCAATGTGTTAAGGATAATCTAG